The segment atcctTAAAACATTACAATCATTTTCAGGCTTTCTATGAACCCCGATGACTATAGCACTCTGAGAGAACATATGCGTCATTTCCCCTATATAAGAACATAAATAGTTTAACCTGGTTTAGTATCTTATTATGCCTCTCTTAATTCCTGTgtttatatgtcaaattttctactcattcTGGTCTTTTATTAGGAATAactggaaatcctctatttcactgaagatCCATTTTTGCTCTGGAAGGATTATTTTCtaagttattcttgattgcaAGTTTAGACCTTGCGGAAAATCATATCCCAAGTTCTCTACTCTTTTCAAGCAATGGCTGCTAAATCTTCTGTGgtcctgactatagctcctcgGTACTGCAAtccttctttctggttgcttacagTATTTGCACAGGAGTTCTGGATTTGGGCTATAATACTTCTGGGCATTTTTATTTGGAGGTTTCTTTCTgcaggtgactggtggattctttcaatttctacttttccttccagttctaagaaaTCTGGGCAgtgtaatttctttaaaaatatctaagttctctctcttttctcttagcttttaggtagtccagttGATTCATAAATTACTTATCCCTGAACCATGTTCTAGTGGAGCTGGTTTGCTATGGgatatgtattattttcttctatttttttcagtcttttaactttctttttaacatttcttgATGCTTCATGGAATCATCAGCTTCTATTcagtcaattctaattttcaaggagttatctTCTTGGATAAAGTGCTATACCACTAGCTCTCATtagtttttaaattcatttttaagttttaaaaaaacccacaaaactcTTCCTTTAACTCTCATGGGAATTCTTGTTGAATCTGTTCCTAAGCTATATTGTTCTTCGAGGCACTGCCCATAATGTTTTgaaatcattctctttctctgggCCTGGGTCCTGAGCTTTCCTGTCCCTTTAATAGCTCTTTACAATGGCattctttttgtttgctcataCTTCTAGCCTGCTTCTTGACTGTAGACTTTGTTAGGGGTAGGCTCTGTACAATCAGGCTAGCCTAAGTTTCCATCTTCTTGCATCCCCGTGAGGCTTTCACAGCTCAGGATGGGGAACAGGGGATGATACAAGATTTCAGTGCTTCCAGAGTAATATGAGTAGGGGAGAAGTCTGCTTACTGCCCTCCTGGTCTAAGTTCTGTGAGTTCCTGACTCAGGTCTGAGCATGTTGACTTGTCCCAGACTGGGAGTTTCAATACACTGCTGCTGCACTTAGTTAGCCACTATTATCCCATTTGGAGTCTCTATAAGGTCAGAGCAACTGAATTGCTGGTCTACCCTTTTCCCCCTCAAGTCTATCCTGGAACTATGTAGTGGTATACCGCCAGGGTGCCCAGTCTCCATTTTTAGTTCCTATGTACTAGAATGTGCCACACATAGTGTTCCCCTGGTCAGATCCTGTCCCCAGTTGTTTATAGACCTGTCTGTCTCCTTAAGCTGACCCAGACTAGAATAACACCTGTGGCTTTCTTGGATTTCCTGACTAGGACTCTGTCTGGTACATTTTCTAGGTCTTCGTGGAGATGGTTTGGTAGCAAGGCTGCATTTCTTTCTACTAGTACTACACCATCTTCACTCTGCCACCTCTTTAGTtgttaaaatacacacacacacacacacacacacacacacacacacacacacacacacacacacacacacacacacacacacacacacacacacacacacacacaccttgtaaGAGATACAGAGAGGATAAGGTGCCATTTATAGTCCCAATACAAAGGGAGGTCCCCAGAATAGTAAGAGCAAGGATTAAAAGAGGAAGGGGACTTGGGAAGCAGGGAGGCCAAAAGACAATTTACTCACAACTGTTAACTATTTGCTCCATTATCAATCCTGGTTCTCATACCATTCAGCCTAGATACTGAGATCTTATTAAAATTTGTATATATTCCACCTTTCTAAATTGTGTTCATGATTTAAAGAAAGATTATTCTTAAGAGTAGTAAAGAACCTTGGAAGTTTTCTACTCCAGATCCTACCAGAAGGAGTTAACATCAGATGATTTTATTAGCAGGAGCCCTTTCTCTTGTCTCCAAATACAATTCTTTACTCCTATACTATGTTCCTTCAAgttattctgtttcttcatctgtctctAATTACAGAATAAGCAATTTTGGATGACATAGCTTAAACACAGTAAAATAATACAAAACTCACCTTCTCATTGCAGGCTACCTCACATGGCAAAAGCTGTTTAACTGGTGATCCCAAGGCTTTTTCTACAAGGCGGACTGCTTTCACCAACTCTGCTAATTCATTTGGCTCCAGAGATGCCTGATGGTCACTCCCTTTCCAAGTTTTATCCAGAGTCACGTGACGTTCGAGTACCTTAGCCCCCAGAGCAACTGCAGCCACTGAAACCATAATACCTGTTTCATGCCCAGAATATCCTATGGGGATGTCAGGGAATGCTTTCTGATATTCCtttaacacaaagaaaaaaatgggagaggcagagaggagatgTTGGAGAGAAATGCATTGTAAGAATGCTTCTGATATCTAGACCATCATGATTAACATCAGAActaataaagaataaaatcattcttaaaaGGCTACGTTTAACCAACTTTAACTTGTACTTGAAAGTGTTATGTGAAAgggtgtgctagagccagctccCCAAAGCCAATTACTAAAATTTCAGAGTGAGCACTTAATCCTTCAGAAACTGACACTACAGAAATTGGGgctgaatttattgttttatgtaATATTTAGACCTAAAGTGGTGGAGAGaatgttaatgcagattaaagttaGTAAGACAtgtatgttttcttctttcttggagagtcagttgttaaatatttatcagcacatccctggttatttatatatttatcaatCTATGTCTATCAATTTATCTTTCTAAATAACAATCTATTAATCTATCAATATAGCTGTATCAATCTacctatatccatctatctatttatatcaaTCTATCGATACAGTTAAATCTATAGCTACATCAatctattattaatatattatagcTATCTATATCAATTTATTGATATATCTGCAtctctttatatctatctatatctattatcTTTATAAGAATTACTTTGGCAATCAAGACCCTTCATAATTTAGTCTAAAAACTTTTAGAACAAAATCTTTAGTTGAtgacttttgtcttttcttcaataatttcaacccttttcccttcctgtttGAAACTTTCCCTgtgacaaagcaaaacaactaaACAGACACATCAGATCCAGTGACTGCATCTGACAATGTATTTAATGTCCTCCTTGTGCCTCTCACCTTGTCCCCCTGACAGCATTATCCCACCTCTCGGTCATGAGGAGGCACGTGTATTTTATTGTCTGTTTGCCCAACTTTTTATTGCTTTCGTCTGCTGTCATCATTGTATACTTGTCATGGCCAAGTCTGCTCCCGCATTTCAAACAAATTATCCCATGTTTgcctgaattcctcatatttcagCATTTCTTACTacataataatattctgttacattcacatacagtttttaaaaatgcacaagtacccactttgtttccagttctatgCTTCCACTAAGAGTTCTGCTAAGAATATCTTTATAAATGGGACTTTTATTGCTGTCTTTGACATCCTTGGGGAATAATGCCAATAATGGAGTTGTTTAGTCAGTGAGTATGGAGAGTTGCTTCTTGTgacttttgtactttttttccataggcctccccctccccaactcagACTACTCCCTTCTTTTGCTATCTGCCAACGTGCAAGGCCTAAAGTGATACCTTTAAGTAGTTTGCATTTATCATATGATTAGTGATTCAGAAAGCATCTTAATGTGGTTGTTCAAAGtgtacaattctttttttgaaaactttttatTCACAGAGTTGATGACTTACCTGTTGGGgattgaaggtcacacagctgggccATGAACCCGGCACTTCTGCCACAAAGGCTAGCATTCTTTATTTCATCACAGCTGCCTCCTCTGAACTACTATCCTTTGTTGCTGTAACTCCACCTATTGCTCTTTCAGAATGGAAGCACTCTCCTTTATCACCCTTTTACACTAAAAACATCTCCATGAAGATAAGAAATGAATCTTCATAAACCTCCAAGTCCTGTTACTACTAGAGAAAGTAGGAGAAGGGACACTGGTCTGATTTAGAACCGGAAGAAAACTGGGAATCTATGATCAGATCCCTCAttctgaggaaactaaggcttagagaaGTTGGATGATCGGCCCAAGGTCATGGAGGTAGTAAGTGGCaagtggacttggagtctgactccaaattctataATCTTTCCAGTGATCATACTCTAGGATGAAATGTAAGGGGGGGCCTATGGCAGCAGTTATAGAGATGGGATCCTGAACAATGGGAAggacaaggaagagagagatgagaggaggTTTTGAAGAGGGAAGTGCTAGGAGTGAGTTGAAGTGCAGATACCCGTATTTCAAGCTCTACTGCTTTTGGCCATGCCAGCAATCTTGAGCCACACTCCATTCCTCTAGAAATCTGAAATGCCCTGGAACTATGGGCCTTGTCGCCTGCAACCAACCTGTGGGGCCACAGGTAGTGAAAGGCTTTATTTTGGATACCCGCAAAGCAGTTTCTGTTCCTCCAAACATTTCTGCCCTAAGGTCAAAGGGGGAGGCTgcgaaggggaggggaggctggcAACCTTACTCAGCCATAGTGAAATCTATACTCAACTAGCCTGTCAGGAATCCTTATCTTAACAGCCAATGGTCTTTCTTTAGAAATAAtgacttttttaaaggaaagttttCCAGTGCCTATAATGTCCGTACTTTTTGACCTAGAGATTTCACTGATAGGCATGTACACCAGGACGTCAGAGAAAGAGCAAGACCTTATAAATACCAAAATATCCATAGTAGCATTTttggtagtagcaaagaactggaaacaaagtagatccCCATCACCTAAAGAATGGATAGGCGAATCATGGCACATGGATGTTATGGATTTATCATTGTACCATAACTAACAATGAAtgtgaattcagagaagcatctgaagaggaacaggaagagatctatttggaaatgaaggcaagattaataaaactgaaaaaagagagaaactttCCCTAGTTTAAGATAATGTCCTAAAATTATCAAATTAAATTATTCTACTTGTCTCAAGATCTCAGTTATCAGTATACAATACTCCAGCAACTTTaataactgggggaaaatgaaCCTTAGAGATGTACctgataaataaaaatggaataaacCCTTCTAAACTATGATTTATCTTCAATATGACATAAAATATTATAAACCACAGCAATGATTAATGGTAATATCTGATCATGGAAATCAATAGCAAATactaaaattaaatttcaaatttaCCTTTACAGGAATGCATTGTTACATCTATTCTGAAGAAGTAAACTTGTTGGGAAACCTTAGAAGGTTTAACACCTCATTACATACAAAGAGAGAATTAGCACTGTATGTATACAAAATCCTATGCTTACCAGAGTGGATATGATAGGATAACTTGGATCAACTACTCACCGTAATTACACGGAGATTGACATCTTCAGGGAACAATGGGTAGGCACTGGTGCACTGCAGAATGCAGAAGTTTGGGTTTATAGGTTTTACAATATTGTAGACCTGTCTCATCGTGTCCATGGACTGCATACCACTGGAAATAACCATCGGACGACCTGATCAACAGAATTACTAATATGGTGACTCTTCTCCAGTTTCATTACTCGTGTCAACCAATCCCATTTTGTCAGTGGGAACACAGATTTTTctggacatttttaaaaatcaaaggtgATTAAACTTTGTAGACATAGTAGAACAGAATGGTCAGCACCTTTCCCTCATGGTGGCAGGAGTGGAAGAGTTGCATAAATGACAGATCTTTGAAATTACTGATATGAGAAACTTCTTGCGTGGAAACTCCCTTGCACTATTCCATAGCTTACAGTGTTAGTGTTGCCTAAAGCACAAGACTTCTCCATGGTCTCAAAGTTGATATGTGTGTCAAGAATTGGTACTtaaccccaggtcttcctgactcctaggctGGCTCTCTGTGTACTACCTGACATTATCCCTCATTTAAAATCTGAAAATTATCTCTAAATGAAATGGCTTTCAGTAGTGGGGTTTTTttagttgttgtttgttttttaaagaaaaaaatataccttacccatttccttcttctaaatgaacaaacaataacaatttacatttttgtgttgggcatattatctcaattgatcctcaatCTGGAGGGACACGGGACCTTAGAAACCACTGACAATTCAAATCCTCAtttggcagataaggaaactgaggctctggggAGCTATAGGACTTCCCCAAAGTTGCATACCTAGTTCATGACAGAGaggagatttgaatccaagtcttcttaaagcccagaatcacacaatgCTTTTTGCTACTTGCTGTTCCAGGTTGTCTCCATCATTCTCATTGCccagattaggaaacagagaagtgaagtgatctgcccagggccAAGCATCTAGTAAGCAGCCAAAGCATGATTCTAGAGCAGGTTTCTCTAATCCAGCACCTTCCCCCCAACTATTCCCAGCTGCCTCTACCACACGTCAATGACTAAGATGAGGTCTCTATAGTGAGCCTTCAtgtttgccactacaaaaaggcTAAGTCCCTGAGAGGAAATCAGAATTCCTGGAGAGCAAGTTAAGTGGAAACACTCACCTTTCTTGGCTGTCTTTTCCAGATAGGGAAAATTGTTAGTATCTCCAGATCCAACTTTGAAAAATGGAACGTTCAATTCATCCAGAAACTCGACTGCCATctacaaaacagaacaaggaattGTTGGGGGCTTCTCCCCACAGGAGAAGCTTTGGTCTGCATGGAGCCTTGACCCTGATGAGAACTGGGCCATCTGTTAAAACAAGAACCTTCTCTAAATCAGGCCTTCTTAACCTGAGAGCCATTAACTTGGACttctaaaaaatgttttcttttgtttcacttGTAATCCAGTGTTATCTTACTTACAGAGTACAACAGACACCCTCCCAGATCAGAAAGTGAATACAACTGTGGGTTGGCTGGATTTCACTGATCTGCTGTGAAACGCTTCCTAGGTCTCTGCCGCTctcttttagaaaatatttttctttagtaATCCTTCCTCTTAAGTAATTTGCACACCCCCTCCCCATGAGTAGTCCTTACACATACAGAAGATGCTGGGGGAAAATGCCTTTTAAGCAGAAAAtaatgggtgtttaataaattttcatGAAATTTAAACTGTATACGTATGGAACCAAGgcaagaatacacacacacacacacacacacacactcaccaaaCTTATTTTTAGCTGAAGAAAAGCCCCAATTCCTTCTTTTGAAAGAAATCTAATTTATAGGCACATTATTTGTAGTTCTAATGGAGAAACATCCCCATCTTGTGGGCTGTTAGAAGACtgacaccaaagacagcttctgTAACCAGAATTAACTAGAAACCCCTAGGCCTTGAACAATCCTTGCTGTTTAAAGCTTATGTGCATGACTATGTCACCCCAAAGTTAAGGCATAAGGAGATGGGAAAATTTAAACAGCAGGTGCGGAAATAGGGAGTATAAACAGGAGTATATAGCTGAATGGCAAattcaaaagtattttaaaagaatgtaaaaaaagaaaatataaaatgcttcttagaattaaaaaaaaaaaagaaaaacactgctGTTAGATAAGATGCCCTGGAAAGCCCACCAAGTTGGAGAAGCTTTCCAAAGCAAGCCTAATTAATGGCAGGGTCTGGATCAGGCTGTGAGCaccctgagggcagagaccagCTTTTTTGTCTTGGCTgtagtctttctttttatttccaaagaATACAAAGCCcttggcacacagtgggtgcttaatcagtgtttgAATGACTGACAGCTAAGTCTGGAGAAAGCTAGAAGGGCCCTTGGGAACTGTTagggggtggggaacttgcagcctccaggccacacacggccccctaggtcctcaagtgcagcactttgactgaatccaaacttcagagaacaaatccttttattaaggggatttgttctgtgccAAGAGCTGCattcgaggccacaggttccctacccttggtTGCCCAACCACCTCCCTTCACCAAAGAGGAAGatggacttgcccaaggtcacaatggTGACAAATgccagaggcagcatttgaactcaagacccaTGGCTGCACAGCTGGTGCCCTGTCTGTTGTACTGGTAATGCGATATGCTTCAGAGGAGAGGACtgtccacactgatgaaatcagaaatCCTTGAAGTATGTGCAGGGCACTGAGaatgcaaaaatggaaaaaaaaaaaaatgcagttccCTATGGTTCAGAGTTCACAATACAGGCCACAATAAAAACACTGGTATCTAGGATAAAAAGGGAAACCCAGTAAgagcaaagagaaataaagacaaagcACCCTAGAAGTAAAACAGACTGAGGGCTCAAAGGGACCTCGGAGGTCACCTGAGCCaaaccctcatttttacagaagagaaaacctgGGCCTGGAGGCCTGCCTGAGACCTCATGTGACTGAAGTCAAAATGGCAAATATGCAAATCAAGCTGCATCTCCACTGGGCCCCCTGTGCAGCCTTGCTGCTCACCCATGGACTTACTCCCTTGGGGGCTTGTAGAGGGCAGTGAGAGTGAGGGCAGAAAGGTTAGGGATCAGGGGTCACAGCAGGCCCATCCCACAAGACCAAGGGAGGCAGGAGCCCCAGACACAGGCTGTCCATGGCCAGTTCCTCCAGTTTCCTCCAATAGCACGGCTATGCGAGGAGCAACAAGAAGCCTCTCTCGGCAGCTCTTGCTCGGAACACACAGCAAAAACCATCTCCACCTCCACACAATGtcaatttactcatttattcAATCAGCATGGATTCCTCGGGCACTGTGCATGCACCAGGCGCGGTAAGAAGccctagggatgcaaagacagtcaaaaacagcccttgccctcaaagagcttatgttctacagGGGGTGGGGCAACACAGACACTTAtaggtatgtacacacacactgcCTTCCTCATTCTAACGCAAGCTAGTGccgtgtgtacatatataggtatgtacttatacatatgtatgcatagcAATCtcacaaaaaataataatgctgTAACAGACTGATTTTGTTCTCAGGTTCTCTGATGCCAAAGCAAGCCAtgtttctactgtgccacctgtgTACAGCCTTTGCTGCTCACCTACCTACTTACCTGCAGGGAAAAAATGGGGCACGCacgcgtgtatgtgtgtgtgtgtgtgtatacacacatatatacacatacacagaaaggGCTAAGTAcctctgtgtatacatatacacagatgtgtatacatatgtatatgtgctatatatgtacatatataggtacatatctgtattatgtatacgtgtgtgtgtatatatacacacacacacacacacacacacacacacacacacacacacatatatatgtctatgtaggCACCTCTATGTGTCTACACATATAAAGTAACCTTGAAGGGGAAGATACAGTTAGGGATAGAGCAGGAAAAGGCTTTATGCAGAAGATGGTCCTTATTAGGATCTGAAGGAAACCACagatttcaggaggtgatgggatAGTTCTGTGGAAGGGCATTCCAGGGATGAGGCACAGCTaatgcaaagtcatggagatcGAATAAGGAGTGGCAAGTTAGCCAGTATGGCCAGACTACATAGAGagcacaaaaggaagaaagatacaTATAGGAAATCTGACAACTGGAAAGGGCCAGAGTGTAAAAagtttttaatgaatgaatgaagcatttatgaGGCACCTACTGAATGCAAAGCCTTCTGTATTAGCTGCTGGggatagaaatgaaaaagagagacaacTCCTGCtctcaagatgcttacattctTATTTTAAAGGCAAGGGTGTTTATAATTGACCCTAGAGGTAACAAGAAGCCATTGAAGTTACTGGTTGTATTTCATATCATTCTGGAACTTGTGCAGTGCCATATTTTTATGGATGTTAAACTGTCTTTGAAATACTATAGTCTGATGAAAgcaacagtttcagagaaacctggaaagactgtaTGACTGGGTGCAGagggaaaagaaccaggaaaacgcTGTAAAAGTGAACACTCTGAAAGTCTCAGAACTCCAATCAAAGCAGTGACCAGCCATACACCTAGGGGATGAATCATGAGGCATGCTATCCCCTTCCTGGTATAGAGGTGAAGGACATACTATGCAGAATGTGATATACATTTCTGAACATGGTCAATGTGGGGAATTTCTTTGATTTTCCATAGAGattgcaagaatttttttttttaataggaagggGAGTTAGGTGAGAGATGGGGCCTTAAGAAAAGGAATTCTCCTCACtccaaaaaaaagataatagaaagaatcaaagatgaccAGGACAGCTTTAAAAATTACACACTGAATTCattatatgcttttttaaaaagcgAGCTATACATAATTTGTATAAGGAAATGTTCAATTGATTTTATgtttagaataaaaagaaaaaagttgaaaaaatacTATATCTGGTTAAAAAAATCACTTGCTCAATTTGTAAAGCctatttaatttcctcttttgacaacaaacacaaataaatcatttttgaaCACAAGTCTTAACAGCTGACCTACCCataataaacaaaaacaataatgacAGTTTATGTTTTATCTGAAAGGTACTTTCAAAGCAGTTCTTCACTGGGGAGGTTCGAAGAAGGCTTTATGTTAGATGTGGCACCTGAGCCCTGAAGGAAGAATGTTAtttcaaaaaggagaaaggaggatggATCACATTCCAGGTACAGAAACTGATTGGTGCCAATGCCCCAGGGCAAGAGAGTATAGAATGACATTGTGTAACAGGGGAGAAAGAATAGTCTGGCTGGAAAGTAGAATAGGCAAAGGAgactaagggagaaaaaaaaaggttggagGCAGACAGTGGAAGGCCTTCAGTGCC is part of the Notamacropus eugenii isolate mMacEug1 chromosome 3, mMacEug1.pri_v2, whole genome shotgun sequence genome and harbors:
- the NANS gene encoding N-acetylneuraminate-9-phosphate synthase isoform X2 gives rise to the protein MIGGQLEECGADCAKFQKSELEHKFNRRALERPYASKHSWGKTYGEHKRYLEFSHDQYRELQKYAKEIGIFFTASGMDEMAVEFLDELNVPFFKVGSGDTNNFPYLEKTAKKGRPMVISSGMQSMDTMRQVYNIVKPINPNFCILQCTSAYPLFPEDVNLRVITEYQKAFPDIPIGYSGHETGIMVSVAAVALGAKVLERHVTLDKTWKGSDHQASLEPNELAELVKAVRLVEKALGSPVKQLLPCEVACNEKLGKSVVAKVRIPEGTILTMDMLTVKVGEPKGYPPEGIASLIGKKAKMNIEEDDTITEESIENLSKK